A genome region from Scomber japonicus isolate fScoJap1 chromosome 15, fScoJap1.pri, whole genome shotgun sequence includes the following:
- the mrpl24 gene encoding probable 39S ribosomal protein L24, mitochondrial: MRLTALLSMAARVVVPRDYRFSTNRPWTVAAKRQNPPGKKRRKVFVEPIAPEDWSVFKGDTVEILAGKDRGKQGKVIQVFRHRNWVMLEGLNTHHRYIGKTYDYRGTYIASEAPILLRDVSLIDPTDRKPTDVEWRFTEEGEKVRVSLRTGRILPKPVLERRDGIVPQQWKDGPKDTSPEDTLEKTYVPTLKTLEEEVMEKMGIVENRKPRRSYWY; this comes from the exons ATGAGGCTCACGGCTCTCCTGTCGATGGCAGCCCGGGTTGTTGTACCCAGAGATTACCGCTTCAGCACCAACAGACCGTGGACAGTGGCCGCTAAGAGGCAAAATCCTccagggaagaagaggaggaaggtgttTGTGGAGCCGATAGCTCCAGAGGACTGGTCCGTGTTCAAAGGAGACACT GTCGAGATCCTGGcggggaaggacagaggaaagcagggaaAAGTGATCCAAGTCTTCAGACACAGAAACTGGGTTATGTTGGAGGGACTGAACACA CATCACAGGTATATTGGAAAAACATATGATTACCGTGGGACCTACATAGCCAGTGAAGCTCCCATCCTGCTTCGCGATGTTTCCCTCATTGACCCCACAGACAG GAAGCCCACTGACGTGGAGTGGAGATTCACTGAGGAGGGCGAGAAAGTCAGAGTGTCTCTCAGGACGGGACGAATCCTCCCAAAGCCTGTTTTGGAGCGACGAGATGGCATCGTGCCACAGCAGTGGAAAG ATGGTCCCAAAGATACCAGCCCAGAAGACACTCTAGAAAAGACCTATGTACCTACTCTGAAGACCCTGGAGGAGGAGGTTATGGAGAAAATGGGCATCGTGGAGAACAGGAAGCCACGGAGGTCGTACTGGTACTAA